One Flagellimonas sp. CMM7 genomic region harbors:
- a CDS encoding Rossmann-like and DUF2520 domain-containing protein, whose product MLSIVIVGTGNVARHLFNAFAESREVKVVQVVGRNKNCLERFSKMCAISNDFAQIATADVYIIAVKDDAIAKVSQSLTSKKGIVVHTSGAVEMDSLESSNRGVFYPLQTFTMGKTLDFKSIPICIEAKQDTAITVLRMLGEAISDKVHEITSAQRKKLHLAAVFANNFTNHLYRISESICLEEGLSFELLQPLILETAQKVQSITPKDAQTGPARRGDKKSIQNHLNLLKDKKQTELYTLFSEAIKKVYEEEL is encoded by the coding sequence ATGCTGTCCATTGTAATAGTAGGCACCGGAAATGTAGCCAGACATTTGTTCAATGCTTTTGCCGAATCTAGAGAGGTAAAGGTGGTTCAGGTCGTAGGCAGAAATAAAAATTGTTTGGAAAGGTTTTCAAAAATGTGTGCCATCTCAAATGATTTTGCTCAAATTGCAACTGCAGATGTTTACATTATCGCAGTAAAAGACGATGCTATTGCCAAAGTTTCTCAATCGCTTACTAGCAAAAAAGGAATCGTGGTGCACACATCGGGAGCTGTGGAAATGGATAGCTTGGAATCCAGTAATAGAGGTGTTTTCTATCCTTTACAAACCTTTACTATGGGCAAAACCTTGGACTTCAAGTCCATTCCTATTTGCATTGAAGCAAAACAGGATACAGCCATTACGGTGTTAAGGATGTTGGGAGAGGCCATTTCAGATAAAGTCCATGAAATAACTTCGGCCCAAAGAAAAAAACTGCATCTAGCCGCAGTTTTTGCCAACAATTTTACCAATCATTTATATCGTATAAGCGAAAGTATCTGTTTGGAGGAAGGATTATCTTTTGAACTTTTACAGCCCTTAATACTTGAAACTGCCCAAAAAGTACAATCTATTACTCCTAAAGATGCACAGACCGGTCCGGCAAGGAGAGGTGATAAAAAAAGTATTCAAAATCACTTAAACTTATTAAAAGACAAAAAACAAACCGAACTTTACACGTTATTTAGTGAAGCCATAAAAAAAGTATATGAAGAAGAATTATAA
- a CDS encoding HAD family hydrolase: MKKNYKELLNDITTFVFDVDGVFTDGSILITTQGEMLRKMNVKDGYALKTALQKGYNVCIISGGTNEGVKERLKGLGVTDIYLGAHHKQDPLEEYLNINNIDSKNVLYMGDDLPDIPPMKRVALATAPQNAVAEVKAISDYVSHKNGGEGCVRDIIEQVLKVRGDWNDNFSAKND, translated from the coding sequence ATGAAGAAGAATTATAAAGAACTTTTGAATGATATTACCACTTTCGTCTTTGATGTTGATGGCGTATTTACAGATGGTTCAATTTTGATAACCACCCAAGGAGAAATGCTTCGCAAAATGAACGTAAAAGACGGTTACGCGTTAAAAACTGCTTTGCAAAAAGGGTATAATGTCTGTATCATTTCTGGAGGTACCAATGAAGGCGTTAAAGAACGCCTAAAAGGTCTTGGAGTCACTGATATTTATTTAGGAGCCCATCATAAACAAGACCCGTTGGAAGAGTATCTTAACATAAACAACATTGATTCTAAAAATGTTTTATATATGGGTGATGACCTCCCAGATATACCTCCAATGAAAAGGGTAGCCCTTGCTACTGCTCCTCAAAATGCGGTGGCTGAAGTAAAGGCAATTTCTGATTATGTTTCTCATAAAAATGGTGGTGAAGGCTGTGTTCGTGATATCATAGAACAAGTATTAAAAGTAAGAGGCGATTGGAACGATAACTTTAGTGCCAAGAATGATTAA
- a CDS encoding Maf family nucleotide pyrophosphatase: MIKSNPLNEKLKSYNLILGSASPRRKMFLEEMGLDFEVKPKSVEEIYPEELKGEEISSFLAELKATPFKGQLNKNDIVLTSDTVVWYKDMSLAKASNKKEAFKMLRTLSADWHEVITSVCFTTPTIQKTVSATTRVKLMDFTDEEIEHYIDICKPFDKAGAYGIQEWIGMVGISEIKGPYTNVVGLPTHLVYKTLMDMVS; encoded by the coding sequence ATGATTAAATCCAATCCCTTAAATGAAAAGCTTAAAAGCTACAACCTTATTTTGGGCTCTGCCTCTCCAAGAAGAAAAATGTTTTTGGAAGAAATGGGGTTAGATTTTGAAGTAAAGCCAAAATCTGTGGAAGAAATTTACCCAGAAGAGTTAAAAGGAGAAGAAATATCCAGTTTTCTTGCTGAATTAAAGGCGACTCCGTTTAAAGGACAATTGAATAAAAACGATATTGTGCTCACTTCTGACACTGTAGTCTGGTATAAGGATATGTCCCTTGCAAAAGCCTCCAACAAAAAAGAAGCTTTTAAAATGCTTCGTACATTATCAGCAGATTGGCATGAGGTGATTACCTCAGTTTGTTTTACAACACCAACAATCCAAAAAACAGTAAGTGCAACTACCCGGGTAAAACTTATGGACTTTACCGATGAAGAAATAGAACATTACATTGATATTTGTAAACCCTTTGATAAAGCAGGTGCCTATGGCATACAAGAGTGGATTGGAATGGTGGGGATTTCTGAAATAAAAGGGCCTTATACTAACGTCGTTGGCCTACCTACTCATTTAGTTTATAAAACGTTAATGGACATGGTTTCCTAA
- a CDS encoding septum formation inhibitor Maf, whose amino-acid sequence MKKLFKIEFAIVLFLLISVTLVSCVEKTKASNKEMALNTEEASEKVESPKKQLSEDFKKYWYAGNAEITSYKLEQARYGEIRDGHSVLIYVTEPFLPEKQVKADRDNSINIPVLKLNTTKKYLTGIYPYSVMSSTFYPVYDNQHAVKTSLSMQEWCGHMYSQINNRDQFEFMSHSYFENEADQNVTLEKDLLENEIWNKIRINPSDLPVGNLKMIPSLEYTRLRHVELKAYNVKAELSKKNGISSYTLVYPDLERSLSINFTSDFPHSIESWSEDFKSGFGPKAKIMTTKATRLKSLKTAYWGQNGNDDLILRDSLGL is encoded by the coding sequence ATGAAAAAACTATTCAAAATCGAGTTTGCTATTGTATTGTTTTTATTGATTTCCGTCACCCTGGTTTCTTGTGTTGAAAAGACGAAGGCTTCTAACAAAGAAATGGCGCTCAATACTGAAGAAGCATCTGAAAAAGTTGAAAGCCCCAAAAAACAACTTTCTGAAGATTTTAAAAAATACTGGTATGCCGGTAATGCGGAAATTACTTCCTATAAATTAGAGCAGGCCAGATATGGTGAAATTAGAGATGGCCATTCGGTTCTTATTTATGTTACGGAGCCATTCTTGCCAGAAAAACAAGTAAAGGCTGACCGAGATAATTCTATTAATATTCCTGTTCTAAAACTGAACACCACAAAAAAATATTTAACCGGCATCTACCCATATTCTGTAATGAGTAGCACATTCTACCCAGTTTATGATAATCAACATGCTGTTAAAACAAGTCTATCCATGCAAGAATGGTGTGGTCATATGTATTCACAAATTAATAATAGGGACCAATTTGAATTTATGTCCCATTCTTATTTTGAAAATGAAGCAGATCAGAATGTAACGTTAGAAAAAGATCTTCTAGAAAATGAAATATGGAATAAAATTAGAATCAACCCAAGCGATTTACCTGTTGGGAATTTAAAAATGATTCCATCTTTGGAGTATACAAGACTAAGACATGTTGAGCTTAAAGCATACAACGTAAAGGCGGAGCTATCAAAAAAAAATGGTATTAGCAGTTATACCCTAGTTTACCCAGATTTAGAAAGAAGCCTCAGTATTAATTTTACTTCAGACTTTCCCCATTCCATTGAAAGTTGGTCCGAAGACTTTAAAAGTGGTTTTGGCCCAAAAGCAAAAATAATGACCACAAAAGCTACAAGGTTAAAATCTTTAAAGACAGCCTACTGGGGGCAAAACGGAAATGACGACCTTATCTTAAGAGATAGCTTGGGATTATAG
- a CDS encoding PIG-L family deacetylase: MRNFWVSILTLATVVSNTYAQKPNKPSSTEIHHSLQKLNFLGTALYIAAHPDDENTRLISYLSNHDKARTAYLSLTRGDGGQNLIGSELRELLGVLRTQELLAARRIDGGEQWFTRANDFGYSKHPKETHRIWDKEKVLGDVVWAIRNLKPDVIINRFDHRTPGTTHGHHTSSAMLSMEAFDIANDQDAYPEQLKLTSTWQPRRVFFNTSWWFYGSQENFEKADKSNMLKMDVGVFYPELGLSNNEIASMASSQHLCQGFGRVTTRGSQDEYVELLKGDLPASNNLFDGINTTWSRVKGGKEIGDILYKVEENFDFSNPSKHVPELVKAYQLLQNIEDEHWKVLKSEELRSLILACSGLYLEISAESASTTLGNISKLNVEALNRSAQNVSLREIKFMGSETNMLPNKVLSENKKENFSIEFSVPETTTISGPYWLKEPGSLGMYTVKSQKMIGKAETPSAFNAQFTLDFDGVEIHFIKPVVFRHSKPDRGELYEPFVVLPEATSKIEEKVLIFSDSKTKDVLVNVKAGRDSVSGTITLQHPLGWTVSPKNKSFSITQKGQEQSVTFKITPPDVDSEGKISPIITIANKSYDKELVEIGYQHIPKQSILLPSEAKVVRMNIQKSGEHIGYIVGAGDKVPESLEQIGYQVHIIDPKDIQKGSLDKYDAVVVGIRAYNVVEDLKFKQPILFDYVERGGNMVVQYNTAGRWSKQFENIAPYDLTLSRDRVTDETAAVSIIANNHSLVNFPNTIKENDFNGWVQERGLYFPKEWSSEFTPILSMSDEGEDPKNGSLLVAPHGEGHYIYTGLSFFRELPAGVSGAYKLFANMLSVGKSEVKTESDVKG, translated from the coding sequence ATGCGAAACTTTTGGGTCAGCATTCTGACTTTAGCTACAGTTGTTTCAAATACTTATGCTCAAAAGCCTAATAAACCTTCATCTACAGAAATACATCACAGCCTTCAAAAATTAAATTTTTTAGGAACAGCACTTTATATTGCTGCACATCCAGATGATGAAAATACAAGACTAATCTCTTACTTGTCCAATCATGACAAAGCGCGTACCGCATATCTTTCCCTTACCAGAGGTGATGGTGGTCAAAATTTGATTGGTTCAGAACTAAGGGAACTTCTAGGTGTGTTAAGAACGCAAGAACTTTTGGCCGCTAGAAGAATTGATGGTGGAGAACAATGGTTTACTCGAGCTAATGATTTTGGATACTCCAAACACCCAAAAGAAACCCATAGAATATGGGATAAAGAAAAGGTCTTGGGTGATGTGGTTTGGGCCATCCGAAATTTAAAGCCAGATGTTATTATCAATCGTTTTGACCACAGAACTCCTGGCACTACGCATGGACATCATACTTCGTCTGCCATGTTGAGTATGGAGGCATTTGACATCGCCAATGACCAGGATGCCTATCCAGAGCAGTTAAAACTTACTTCTACTTGGCAACCAAGAAGAGTGTTTTTCAATACTTCTTGGTGGTTTTATGGTAGTCAAGAAAATTTTGAGAAGGCGGACAAATCCAACATGTTGAAAATGGATGTTGGTGTTTTTTATCCAGAACTTGGACTTTCCAACAATGAAATAGCATCAATGGCCAGCAGCCAACATTTATGTCAGGGTTTTGGAAGAGTTACCACAAGAGGTTCCCAAGATGAGTACGTAGAATTATTAAAAGGAGATTTACCTGCAAGCAACAATCTGTTTGATGGCATAAACACCACTTGGTCCAGAGTAAAAGGCGGTAAGGAAATAGGTGACATTTTATACAAGGTGGAAGAAAACTTTGATTTTTCCAATCCCTCTAAGCATGTTCCTGAATTGGTGAAAGCTTATCAACTATTACAAAATATAGAGGACGAGCACTGGAAAGTTTTAAAATCAGAAGAATTAAGGTCTCTGATACTGGCATGTTCAGGGCTGTATTTGGAAATCAGTGCTGAATCAGCATCCACTACCCTAGGTAATATTTCTAAACTTAATGTAGAAGCCTTAAATCGAAGCGCACAAAACGTATCCCTAAGAGAAATTAAATTCATGGGTTCAGAAACAAATATGCTGCCCAATAAAGTTTTATCAGAAAACAAAAAGGAAAACTTTAGCATTGAATTCTCCGTTCCCGAAACAACCACTATTTCCGGACCATACTGGTTAAAGGAACCAGGTAGTTTGGGCATGTATACCGTTAAAAGCCAAAAAATGATAGGGAAGGCGGAAACACCCAGTGCTTTCAATGCTCAATTCACTCTAGATTTTGATGGTGTTGAAATTCATTTCATCAAACCTGTTGTATTCCGACATTCAAAACCAGACAGAGGGGAATTATATGAACCTTTTGTGGTACTTCCAGAAGCAACTTCCAAAATAGAAGAAAAAGTTTTAATTTTTTCTGATTCCAAAACTAAAGATGTACTAGTAAATGTAAAAGCCGGAAGAGATAGTGTTTCGGGTACAATAACATTGCAACATCCTTTGGGGTGGACTGTTTCCCCAAAAAACAAGTCCTTTTCAATTACGCAAAAAGGACAGGAACAATCCGTTACTTTTAAAATAACACCACCCGATGTGGATAGCGAGGGTAAGATTTCCCCAATTATCACTATTGCAAACAAGTCATATGACAAAGAGCTTGTGGAAATTGGTTACCAACATATTCCCAAGCAATCTATTTTATTGCCTTCCGAGGCCAAAGTGGTTAGAATGAATATTCAAAAATCTGGAGAACATATTGGTTATATAGTTGGTGCAGGAGATAAAGTTCCAGAAAGTCTAGAGCAAATAGGGTATCAAGTGCATATCATTGACCCAAAGGATATCCAAAAAGGATCCCTGGACAAATATGATGCAGTAGTAGTAGGCATTAGGGCATATAATGTTGTAGAAGATTTAAAGTTTAAGCAGCCTATTTTGTTTGACTATGTTGAACGTGGAGGAAATATGGTGGTTCAATACAATACTGCAGGTAGATGGTCCAAACAATTTGAGAATATTGCTCCATACGACCTTACCTTATCTAGAGATAGAGTCACGGACGAGACAGCAGCAGTAAGTATTATAGCAAACAATCATTCCCTCGTTAACTTTCCCAACACTATTAAGGAAAATGATTTTAATGGATGGGTTCAAGAAAGAGGTCTGTATTTCCCTAAAGAATGGAGCTCAGAATTCACACCAATACTTTCTATGAGTGATGAAGGTGAAGACCCAAAAAATGGCAGCCTTTTAGTAGCTCCTCATGGAGAAGGTCATTACATCTATACTGGTCTAAGCTTTTTCAGAGAACTTCCCGCCGGTGTATCTGGGGCTTATAAACTTTTTGCAAATATGCTTTCCGTAGGAAAAAGCGAAGTAAAAACCGAAAGTGATGTCAAAGGATAA
- a CDS encoding sodium:solute symporter, which yields MGVLDWIVLGSALLFIVGYGVWKTRGSKNVDDYVRGGNDAKWWTIGLSVMATQASAITFLSTPGQAFHDGLGFVQFYFGLPLAMIFICLVFIPIYKKLKVFTAYEMLEGRFDLKTRTLTAILFLIQRGLAAGITIFAPSIILSAVLGWDLRTLNVIIGILVIIYTVSGGTKAVSVTQKQQMFIIMVGMFFAFFFILGSLPTNVSFGEALKIAGANGKLEILDFSLDTNNRYTFWSGITGGFFLALAYFGTDQSQVQRYLSGKSVRESQLGLIFNGVFKIPMQFFILLVGAMVFVFYQYNPSPLNFNPAATQAVMESEYLGEYEALEQEHLALEQEKRIAQNAFSAALELKEYNAIEQAKQDILKINQKERASRDTAKTLIAKANDSVETNDKDYVFIHFILDNLPTGLIGLLLAVILSAAMSSTASELNALGTITALDLYKRNKKEEKNEKHYVLATKGFTLLWGIIAICIACVANLFDNLIQLVNIIGSIFYGNVLGIFLLAFFFKFVKGNAVFIAAIVTQVIVIIGWYMDWMSYLWLNAFGCILVICLAVLIESFDNFLSKPPLKA from the coding sequence ATGGGCGTATTAGATTGGATTGTTCTAGGTAGTGCACTATTATTTATTGTTGGATATGGGGTCTGGAAAACCCGAGGAAGTAAAAATGTGGATGATTATGTTCGCGGTGGTAATGATGCCAAATGGTGGACAATAGGTCTTTCAGTAATGGCCACCCAGGCCAGCGCTATTACTTTTTTATCCACTCCAGGTCAAGCTTTTCATGATGGGTTAGGTTTTGTACAATTCTACTTTGGATTGCCATTGGCCATGATTTTTATCTGTTTGGTATTTATTCCTATTTATAAAAAACTTAAAGTTTTTACTGCATATGAGATGCTGGAAGGCCGGTTCGATTTAAAAACTCGTACCCTAACTGCAATATTGTTTTTAATTCAAAGAGGTTTAGCCGCTGGAATAACAATATTTGCCCCTTCCATCATACTTTCTGCCGTATTGGGTTGGGACTTGCGCACATTGAATGTTATAATTGGGATTTTGGTAATCATCTATACGGTATCAGGAGGTACCAAAGCTGTTAGCGTAACCCAAAAACAACAAATGTTCATCATTATGGTGGGCATGTTCTTTGCTTTCTTCTTTATCCTTGGATCCCTTCCTACAAATGTATCCTTCGGTGAAGCTTTAAAAATAGCGGGAGCAAATGGTAAACTGGAGATTTTGGACTTTAGTCTTGACACTAATAATAGATATACCTTTTGGAGCGGTATAACTGGGGGGTTCTTTTTAGCGCTCGCCTATTTTGGCACGGATCAAAGTCAAGTACAACGTTACCTTTCCGGCAAATCTGTTCGCGAAAGCCAGCTGGGGCTTATTTTTAATGGTGTTTTTAAAATTCCAATGCAGTTTTTCATATTACTGGTTGGTGCAATGGTGTTCGTTTTTTATCAGTATAACCCATCCCCATTAAACTTTAATCCGGCTGCTACACAAGCGGTAATGGAATCGGAGTATTTGGGGGAATATGAAGCATTGGAGCAAGAACATTTAGCATTGGAGCAGGAGAAAAGAATAGCACAAAATGCTTTTTCGGCAGCTTTGGAGTTGAAGGAATACAACGCTATTGAACAAGCAAAACAAGACATTTTAAAAATCAACCAAAAAGAAAGGGCAAGTAGGGATACAGCCAAAACTCTTATAGCAAAAGCCAATGATTCCGTAGAAACCAATGATAAGGATTATGTTTTTATTCATTTTATCTTAGATAATCTACCTACTGGACTCATTGGACTTCTTCTAGCCGTTATCCTTTCCGCTGCCATGTCTTCAACCGCATCTGAGTTAAATGCCCTTGGAACCATCACTGCATTGGACTTATATAAAAGAAACAAAAAAGAGGAAAAAAATGAGAAACATTATGTTCTCGCCACCAAAGGATTTACCCTACTTTGGGGTATCATAGCTATTTGTATTGCCTGTGTTGCCAATCTTTTTGACAATCTTATACAACTGGTAAACATTATCGGTTCCATCTTTTATGGTAATGTTTTAGGTATCTTCCTTTTGGCGTTCTTCTTCAAGTTTGTTAAAGGAAATGCCGTATTCATTGCCGCAATTGTGACCCAAGTTATTGTAATTATTGGATGGTATATGGATTGGATGTCTTACCTCTGGTTAAATGCATTTGGATGTATTTTGGTCATTTGTCTTGCCGTACTCATTGAAAGCTTCGATAACTTTCTAAGTAAACCTCCATTAAAAGCATAA
- a CDS encoding DUF2911 domain-containing protein — MKKLLLLLCVVSVSLTVEAQINTPAPSPSSKLEQKVGLTDVTVDYSRPSMRGRTVFGGLVPYNKLWRTGANAYTKISFSTDVTIADQEVKAGTYSIFTKPGESNWEVFFYTDTQGGGTPREWDDSKVVAKTTVQVYPMPMPVETFTITIDDLKSTGANLGIIWEKVYVAIPFTVPSDAAVLKDIENTLAGPSAGDYYTAAVYYLNADKDISKAKEWMEKAMSMTEEPRFWQLRQQSLIYAKAGDKKAAIETAKKSLAASETAGNDDYVKMNKDSLKEWGAL; from the coding sequence ATGAAAAAATTACTCTTATTACTATGCGTAGTATCTGTCTCCCTTACTGTGGAAGCTCAGATTAATACACCCGCTCCAAGCCCTTCTTCCAAGTTGGAACAAAAGGTTGGTTTAACGGATGTTACTGTTGATTATTCAAGACCTTCCATGCGTGGAAGAACAGTTTTTGGAGGCTTGGTTCCTTACAATAAACTATGGAGAACAGGAGCCAATGCATACACAAAAATTAGCTTTAGTACGGATGTTACCATAGCTGATCAAGAAGTTAAAGCTGGGACATATTCAATTTTTACAAAACCAGGTGAATCTAACTGGGAAGTATTCTTTTATACTGACACTCAAGGTGGCGGAACTCCTAGAGAATGGGATGATAGTAAAGTAGTGGCAAAAACCACAGTTCAAGTCTATCCAATGCCTATGCCCGTTGAAACGTTCACGATTACCATTGATGATTTAAAAAGTACTGGTGCTAACCTTGGAATTATATGGGAGAAGGTATATGTAGCAATTCCTTTTACTGTTCCTTCTGATGCAGCTGTTCTTAAAGATATTGAGAATACTTTGGCAGGACCTAGTGCAGGAGATTATTATACTGCGGCGGTTTATTATTTAAATGCGGACAAAGATATTTCCAAAGCTAAAGAATGGATGGAAAAAGCAATGTCTATGACAGAAGAGCCAAGATTTTGGCAATTGCGTCAGCAGTCTTTAATATATGCCAAGGCTGGAGATAAGAAAGCAGCTATTGAAACCGCTAAAAAATCATTGGCTGCATCTGAAACTGCAGGAAATGATGACTATGTTAAAATGAACAAAGATTCTTTAAAAGAATGGGGAGCTCTTTAA
- a CDS encoding SRPBCC family protein — protein MKLYQLCSTQVLPISKQEAWDFLSSPKNLKVITPDHMGFHILSGADKPMFPGQIIQYIVKPFPFFNTKWVTEITHVASGEYFVDEQRFGPYALWHHKHFLKEVEGGVLMEDIIDYKLPFGILGQLAYPFIVKKQLREIFKYREQKLIELFGEVEGTPNTLELKSI, from the coding sequence ATGAAATTGTATCAGCTTTGTTCAACCCAAGTATTGCCAATATCTAAACAAGAAGCTTGGGATTTCCTTTCTAGTCCCAAAAATTTGAAGGTAATTACTCCAGACCATATGGGGTTTCATATATTGTCGGGAGCAGACAAACCCATGTTCCCAGGACAAATCATTCAATACATTGTAAAACCGTTTCCTTTTTTCAATACAAAATGGGTGACCGAAATTACACATGTTGCCAGTGGTGAATACTTTGTTGATGAACAGCGTTTTGGTCCCTATGCACTATGGCACCATAAGCATTTTCTTAAAGAAGTGGAAGGAGGGGTTTTAATGGAAGATATTATTGATTACAAACTTCCTTTCGGTATTTTGGGTCAGTTGGCCTACCCCTTCATAGTGAAAAAGCAACTACGGGAAATTTTCAAATACAGAGAGCAAAAATTGATTGAGCTTTTTGGTGAAGTTGAGGGTACCCCAAACACATTGGAACTTAAATCAATTTAA
- a CDS encoding SDR family NAD(P)-dependent oxidoreductase codes for MKKNILLIGGSHGIGFEMIKNLAEENNVYIASRTNEELEDIDVHHIPFDATTDILDETQLPDEIHGFAYCPGSINLKPFKMLSIDTFKEDMHLNFFALVNVVKTIIPKMAEGSSMVFFSTVAVGTGMPFHTSVAAAKGAIEGFSKSMAAEYAPKIRVNTIAPSLVDTPLAKRLLNNDKKKELMSERHPLKRFGKTTDIANLAVFLLSEKSTWITGQILGVDGGMSTLNVN; via the coding sequence ATGAAAAAGAATATTTTACTTATTGGTGGATCGCATGGTATTGGTTTTGAAATGATTAAAAACCTAGCGGAAGAGAACAATGTTTACATTGCTTCAAGAACCAATGAAGAATTAGAAGATATAGATGTACATCATATTCCTTTTGATGCCACTACAGATATTTTGGATGAAACTCAACTTCCTGATGAAATTCACGGTTTCGCTTACTGTCCCGGCAGTATAAATCTAAAACCGTTTAAAATGTTGTCTATTGACACTTTTAAAGAGGACATGCATTTGAATTTCTTTGCTCTTGTGAATGTAGTCAAAACAATAATCCCAAAAATGGCGGAAGGCTCAAGTATGGTATTTTTTAGCACCGTTGCAGTAGGTACTGGAATGCCGTTTCATACAAGCGTTGCAGCGGCAAAAGGTGCTATCGAGGGGTTTTCCAAGTCAATGGCGGCAGAGTATGCACCAAAAATACGCGTGAATACTATTGCCCCTTCATTGGTAGATACTCCTCTTGCAAAACGTTTACTCAATAATGATAAGAAAAAGGAATTAATGTCAGAAAGACATCCATTAAAAAGATTTGGAAAAACAACGGATATTGCCAACTTAGCAGTCTTCTTACTAAGCGAAAAAAGTACTTGGATCACTGGTCAAATTTTAGGAGTTGACGGAGGAATGTCCACTTTAAATGTAAATTAA
- a CDS encoding deoxyribodipyrimidine photo-lyase, producing MKDKVSIFWFRRDLRLDDNVGLYQALQTEYPVLPIFIFDTEILEKLPKNDARVSFFHEQLQKMKKELQNKFESGIGMYKGNPLTVFEQLLKEFTIDSVFANHDYEPYARDRDRQVQSFLEKNDINFHTFKDQIIFEKNDILKNDRNPYVVYTPYKNRWKENFNPSLHLIDYDTFSNFHKLYQKTNLPNIELSDIGFESSDIQVPDFKVTPYLIQHYEETRNFPSKENGTSRLGPYLRFGTVSIRKMMKKAIAEENEVFWNELIWREFFMQILWHFPNTVNNAFKPKYDRIVWRNNEAEFELWKKGQTGYPLVDAGMRELNTTGFMHNRVRMLTASFLCKHLLIDWRWGEAYFAEKLLDYDLASNIGNWQWASGSGVDAAPYFRIFNPTTQVDKFDGKKEYINKWVPELQDLTYPSKMVDHKMARERCLKVYKEAVG from the coding sequence ATGAAAGACAAGGTTAGCATTTTTTGGTTTCGACGAGATTTACGTTTAGATGACAACGTAGGGCTATACCAAGCTTTGCAAACCGAGTACCCAGTGTTGCCCATTTTTATTTTTGATACTGAAATTCTTGAAAAACTGCCCAAGAATGATGCAAGGGTTTCTTTTTTTCATGAGCAGCTTCAAAAGATGAAAAAAGAACTTCAAAACAAATTTGAAAGTGGTATTGGCATGTACAAGGGTAATCCACTTACAGTTTTTGAACAGCTTTTAAAAGAATTTACAATAGATTCCGTCTTCGCCAACCATGATTATGAACCCTATGCCAGAGATCGTGATAGACAGGTACAATCATTTTTAGAGAAGAATGATATAAACTTCCACACATTTAAAGACCAGATCATTTTTGAAAAGAACGATATCCTGAAAAATGACCGAAATCCTTATGTGGTCTACACTCCCTACAAAAACCGATGGAAAGAAAACTTTAATCCTTCTCTGCATTTGATAGACTATGACACATTTTCCAACTTTCATAAACTATATCAGAAGACAAATCTGCCCAACATAGAGCTCAGCGATATTGGTTTTGAATCTTCCGATATACAAGTCCCCGATTTTAAGGTTACCCCCTACCTTATACAGCACTATGAAGAAACACGAAACTTTCCATCAAAGGAAAATGGCACTTCACGATTGGGGCCTTACTTGCGGTTTGGAACGGTTTCCATACGGAAAATGATGAAAAAGGCCATTGCCGAGGAAAATGAAGTATTTTGGAACGAATTGATTTGGCGTGAATTTTTCATGCAAATTTTATGGCATTTTCCAAACACGGTGAACAATGCTTTCAAACCCAAATATGACCGTATTGTTTGGCGCAACAATGAAGCAGAATTTGAGCTTTGGAAAAAAGGTCAAACAGGTTATCCGCTGGTAGATGCTGGTATGAGAGAGTTAAATACAACGGGGTTCATGCACAATAGGGTCCGTATGTTGACTGCAAGTTTTCTATGCAAACATCTATTAATAGATTGGCGCTGGGGAGAAGCCTACTTTGCTGAAAAGTTGCTGGATTATGACTTGGCCAGTAATATTGGAAACTGGCAATGGGCCTCTGGCAGTGGTGTAGATGCCGCTCCATATTTTAGAATATTCAACCCCACTACTCAAGTGGACAAGTTTGATGGTAAAAAGGAATACATCAATAAATGGGTTCCTGAACTTCAAGATCTTACCTACCCTTCAAAAATGGTTGACCATAAAATGGCTCGTGAACGTTGTTTAAAAGTTTACAAAGAAGCTGTAGGTTAA